One Bos taurus isolate L1 Dominette 01449 registration number 42190680 breed Hereford chromosome 25, ARS-UCD2.0, whole genome shotgun sequence genomic window carries:
- the LOC101909082 gene encoding mucin-3A isoform X1, with protein sequence MTEITTPTDTAGPTSTTTTLSLPSTTETTQASTTHLVTTLIPTTAQSSPILTSSTTYSPGSTATSVSTATLPGSTIVQTSTTVPPSSVSTEAPTTIPATTESSSTSTTGSLSSTRDLSSTPALSSPSSTTTNNIPSSPTTHNTDTTFSVVTNSATVSTETSTFTTTHSTVSPFPSTTIPATSLGTSPLSTSTTRTTQAESTSSPATSTGALHTTTVTPPSDTSSQPVTSVVSSPSSVTSSATPTSTLYSPASTTSTPITTSTLTSSTSVPSSPPSTSTEPASTSTRNTSPLSTLTTKAPTPHTTSVPSPPTSISTRPMTEITTPTDTAGPTSTTTTLSLPSTTETTQASTTHLVTTLIPTTAQSSPILTSSTTYSPGSTATSVSTATLPGSTIVQTSTTVPPSSVSTEAPTTIPATTESSSTSTTGSLSSTRDLSSTPALSSPSSTTTNNIPSSPTTHNTDTTFSVVTNSATVSTETSTFTTTHSTVSPFPSTTIPATSLGTSPLSTSTTRTTQAESTSSPATSTGALHTTTVTPPSDTSSQPVTSVVSSPSSVTSSATPTSTLYSPASTTSTPITTSTLTSSTSVPSSPPSTSTEPASTSTRNTSPLSTLTTKAPTPHTTSVPSPPTSISTRPMTEITTPTDTAGPTSTTTTLSLPSTTETTQASTTHLVTTLIPTTAQSSPILTSSTTYSPGSTATSVSTATLPGSTIVQTSTTVPPSSVSTEAPTTIPATTESSSTSTTGSLSSTRDLSSTPALSSPSSTTTNNIPSSPTTHNTDTTFSVVTNSATVSTETSTFTTTHSTVSPFPSTTIPATSLGTSPLSTSTTRTTQAESTSSPATSTGALHTTTVTPPSDTSSQPVTSVVSSPSSVTSSATPTSTLYSPASTTSTPITTSTLTSSTSVPSSPPSTSTEPASTSTRNTSPLSTLTTKAPTPHTTSVPSPPTSISTRPMTEITTPTDTAGPTSTTTTLSLPSTTETTQASTTHLVTTLIPTTAQSSPILTSSTTYSPGSTATSVSTATLPGSTIVQTSTTVPPSSVSTEAPTTIPATTESSSTSTTGSLSSTRDLSSTPALSSPSSTTTNNIPSSPTTHNTDTTFSVVTNSATVSTETSTFTTTHSTVSPFPSTTIPATSLGTSPLSTSTTRTTQAESTSSPATSTGALHTTTVTPPSDTSSQPVTSVVSSPSSVTSSATPTSTLYSPASTTSTPITTSTLTSSTSVPSSPPSTSTEPASTSTRNTSPLSTLTTKAPTPHTTSVPSPPTSISTRPMTEITTPTDTAGPTSTTTTLSLPSTTETTQASTTHLVTTLIPTTAQSSPILTSSTTYSPGSTATSVSTATLPGSTIVQTSTTVPPSSVSTEAPTTIPATTESSSTSTTGSLSSTRDLSSTPALSSPSPTTTNNIASSPTTYNTDTIFRVVTASFSMPNMTSIFSSIQNSTSTSLITDTAVPSVSSSTMSQISNSTTEAENTTSTAKKNKSLRKMVETSLAPTTTDTYITSTSMGLSFTAATTQTAMMRDTTVLASSTLRTTVTPISTLSVESLTTDITSISPITSSATQTSTAHFQASPVSMPVTSSTLTASSSPVSLPSFPTTEPVPTETTASTPLFTPPTIPATQSMSTPPSPTGTLTTTRTEVTTPMHMSPPATLITAPSSTPSTTEVAKTGTTNMATTPTSITALGTSGVSPSSAFPILSTSTNAISTPFGTIISSSIPAITISSLSSTSPSSGVSTTSSSFSTSSQMSSTENTGPSVTTFPTFSSTETTRTSPTMTSLITSPTRTTTMLTLSSTTPCPESISVTIVSASPTTPCVEVGSNAEVTSTPTIPLSVFTSTTEMATSPSSTTMTTLFPVKPDTSTSILETHPTNQTAASSSISTGITPTSTVFPSTQRSTTGTWISTNFVTTPRVTGFTSLPLTTEPSSSSSSSMVSTSELTTPSPPSSSTSRTPEGTTKTLSTVTSSRTTSTTTQTTTQSRETTTPGTCKYGGTWTQGGCSCPSTFYGPKCEFAVGEINMDKVDAEVGMEVSVNQEFSPDLNDNSSQVYKDFTKAFQDQIKKIYQNVQGFKEVQILSLRNGSIVVEYLVLLELPFSPQLEEEYEKVKVALKEELQNVSQDGNSCQNDQVLCFKPDSIKVNNTTRTELSPEAICRRAAAEGFEDFYFPFLEENQLRCVTKCTAGVKGAIDCHQGQCILQESGPSCRCFSTDTHWFLGPRCEVAISWKALVGGLAGAGALLLLLLLVALSVFVVRSRRRDRQGRGRSRDDRKWFETWDENTAGTFSNSGFEDDINEENFPVALDTVDTNARVHIHRPEVVSSSL encoded by the exons ATGACAGAAATCACCACTCCCACGGACACTGCAGGCCCCACCTCGACCACAACCACTTTGTCCTTGCCCTCCACTACAGAAACCACCCAGGCTTCTACTACACACCTGGTGACCACACTCATCCCCACAACAGCGCAAAGCAGTCCGATCCTCACCTCTTCAACCACCTACTCCCCTGGGAGCACGGCCACATCTGTATCCACTGCAACTCTTCCTGGCTCCACGATCGTGCAGACATCCACGACTGTACCTCCCTCCTCTGTCAGTACAGAAGCCCCTACCACGATACCAGCCACCACTGAGTCCTCATCCACGAGTACCACTGGCTCACTGAGCTCCACACGTGACCTCAGCTCCACACCTGCGCTGTCTAGCCCCTCTTCCACCACCACAAATAACATCCCGTCTTCCCCTACCACCCACAACACAGATACAACCTTCAGTGTTGTCACAAATTCAGCCACTGTGTCTACTGAGACATCCACGTTCACTACCACCCACAGCACAGTGAGCCCCTtcccctccaccaccatcccagcTACATCTCTAGGCACTTCTCCCCTGTCTACCAGCACTACCAGGACCACTCAGGCAGAGAGTACCTCCTCACCTGCCACAAGCACAGGTGCACTGCACACAACCACAGTGACTCCTCCCAGTGACACCTCTAGCCAGCCTGTCACCTCAGTGGTGTCCTCTCCGTCATCAGTCACATCGTCTGCCACTCCCACCAGCACACTCTATTCTCCGGCATCCACCACCTCGACTCCCATCACCACCAGTACCTTGACATCGTCCACGAGTGTGCCCTCATCCCCTCCTTCCACAAGCACAGAGCCAGCCTCCACGTCCACCAGAAACACGAGCCCTCTATCCACCTTGACAACCAAGGCCCCTACTCCCCACACCACTTCCGTCCCTTCACCTCCAACCAGTATTTCCACCAGGCCCATGACAGAAATCACCACTCCCACGGACACTGCAGGCCCCACCTCGACCACAACCACTTTGTCCTTGCCCTCCACTACAGAAACCACCCAGGCTTCTACTACACACCTGGTGACCACACTCATCCCCACAACAGCGCAAAGCAGTCCGATCCTCACCTCTTCAACCACCTACTCCCCTGGGAGCACGGCCACATCTGTATCCACTGCAACTCTTCCTGGCTCCACGATCGTGCAGACATCCACGACTGTACCTCCCTCCTCTGTCAGTACAGAAGCCCCTACCACGATACCAGCCACCACTGAGTCCTCATCCACGAGTACCACTGGCTCACTGAGCTCCACACGTGACCTCAGCTCCACACCTGCGCTGTCTAGCCCCTCTTCCACCACCACAAATAACATCCCGTCTTCCCCTACCACCCACAACACAGATACAACCTTCAGTGTTGTCACAAATTCAGCCACTGTGTCTACTGAGACATCCACGTTCACTACCACCCACAGCACAGTGAGCCCCTtcccctccaccaccatcccagcTACATCTCTAGGCACTTCTCCCCTGTCTACCAGCACTACCAGGACCACTCAGGCAGAGAGTACCTCCTCACCTGCCACAAGCACAGGTGCACTGCACACAACCACAGTGACTCCTCCCAGTGACACCTCTAGCCAGCCTGTCACCTCAGTGGTGTCCTCTCCGTCATCAGTCACATCGTCTGCCACTCCCACCAGCACACTCTATTCTCCGGCATCCACCACCTCGACTCCCATCACCACCAGTACCTTGACATCGTCCACGAGTGTGCCCTCATCCCCTCCTTCCACAAGCACAGAGCCAGCCTCCACGTCCACCAGAAACACGAGCCCTCTATCCACCTTGACAACCAAGGCCCCTACTCCCCACACCACTTCCGTCCCTTCACCTCCAACCAGTATTTCCACCAGGCCCATGACAGAAATCACCACTCCCACGGACACTGCAGGCCCCACCTCGACCACAACCACTTTGTCCTTGCCCTCCACTACAGAAACCACCCAGGCTTCTACTACACACCTGGTGACCACACTCATCCCCACAACAGCGCAAAGCAGTCCGATCCTCACCTCTTCAACCACCTACTCCCCTGGGAGCACGGCCACATCTGTATCCACTGCAACTCTTCCTGGCTCCACGATCGTGCAGACATCCACGACTGTACCTCCCTCCTCTGTCAGTACAGAAGCCCCTACCACGATACCAGCCACCACTGAGTCCTCATCCACGAGTACCACTGGCTCACTGAGCTCCACACGTGACCTCAGCTCCACACCTGCGCTGTCTAGCCCCTCTTCCACCACCACAAATAACATCCCGTCTTCCCCTACCACCCACAACACAGATACAACCTTCAGTGTTGTCACAAATTCAGCCACTGTGTCTACTGAGACATCCACGTTCACTACCACCCACAGCACAGTGAGCCCCTtcccctccaccaccatcccagcTACATCTCTAGGCACTTCTCCCCTGTCTACCAGCACTACCAGGACCACTCAGGCAGAGAGTACCTCCTCACCTGCCACAAGCACAGGTGCACTGCACACAACCACAGTGACTCCTCCCAGTGACACCTCTAGCCAGCCTGTCACCTCAGTGGTGTCCTCTCCGTCATCAGTCACATCGTCTGCCACTCCCACCAGCACACTCTATTCTCCGGCATCCACCACCTCGACTCCCATCACCACCAGTACCTTGACATCGTCCACGAGTGTGCCCTCATCCCCTCCTTCCACAAGCACAGAGCCAGCCTCCACGTCCACCAGAAACACGAGCCCTCTATCCACCTTGACAACCAAGGCCCCTACTCCCCACACCACTTCCGTCCCTTCACCTCCAACCAGTATTTCCACCAGGCCCATGACAGAAATCACCACTCCCACGGACACTGCAGGCCCCACCTCGACCACAACCACTTTGTCCTTGCCCTCCACTACAGAAACCACCCAGGCTTCTACTACACACCTGGTGACCACACTCATCCCCACAACAGCGCAAAGCAGTCCGATCCTCACCTCTTCAACCACCTACTCCCCTGGGAGCACGGCCACATCTGTATCCACTGCAACTCTTCCTGGCTCCACGATCGTGCAGACATCCACGACTGTACCTCCCTCCTCTGTCAGTACAGAAGCCCCTACCACGATACCAGCCACCACTGAGTCCTCATCCACGAGTACCACTGGCTCACTGAGCTCCACACGTGACCTCAGCTCCACACCTGCGCTGTCTAGCCCCTCTTCCACCACCACAAATAACATCCCGTCTTCCCCTACCACCCACAACACAGATACAACCTTCAGTGTTGTCACAAATTCAGCCACTGTGTCTACTGAGACATCCACGTTCACTACCACCCACAGCACAGTGAGCCCCTtcccctccaccaccatcccagcTACATCTCTAGGCACTTCTCCCCTGTCTACCAGCACTACCAGGACCACTCAGGCAGAGAGTACCTCCTCACCTGCCACAAGCACAGGTGCACTGCACACAACCACAGTGACTCCTCCCAGTGACACCTCTAGCCAGCCTGTCACCTCAGTGGTGTCCTCTCCGTCATCAGTCACATCGTCTGCCACTCCCACCAGCACACTCTATTCTCCGGCATCCACCACCTCGACTCCCATCACCACCAGTACCTTGACATCGTCCACGAGTGTGCCCTCATCCCCTCCTTCCACAAGCACAGAGCCAGCCTCCACGTCCACCAGAAACACGAGCCCTCTATCCACCTTGACAACCAAGGCCCCTACTCCCCACACCACTTCCGTCCCTTCACCTCCAACCAGTATTTCCACCAGGCCCATGACAGAAATCACCACTCCCACGGACACTGCAGGCCCCACCTCGACCACAACCACTTTGTCCTTGCCCTCCACTACAGAAACCACCCAGGCTTCTACTACACACCTGGTGACCACACTCATCCCCACAACAGCGCAAAGCAGTCCGATCCTCACCTCTTCAACCACCTACTCCCCTGGGAGCACGGCCACATCTGTATCCACTGCAACTCTTCCTGGCTCCACGATCGTGCAGACATCCACGACTGTACCTCCCTCCTCTGTCAGTACAGAAGCCCCTACCACGATACCAGCCACCACTGAGTCCTCATCCACGAGTACCACTGGCTCACTGAGCTCCACACGTGACCTCAGCTCCACACCTGCGCTGTCTAGCCCCTCACCCACCACCACAAATAACATCGCATCTTCCCCTACCACCTATAATACAGATACAATCTTCAGGGTTGTCACAGCCTCTTTTTCCATGCCTAATATGACATCCATTTTCAGCAGTATCCAGAATAGTACAAGTACCTCCCTCATCACAGATACTGCTGTTCCATCTGTATCCTCTTCCACGATGTCTCAGATCAGTAACAGTACCACTGAAGCAGAGAATACCACCTCAACTGCAAAGAAGAATAAATCATTGCGTAAAATGGTTGAAACCTCCTTGGCACCTACCACCACTGATACATACATTACCTCCACTTCCATGGGACTGTCCTTCACTGCAGCTACTACACAAACAGCCATGATGAGGGACACAACCGTGCTTGCTTCGTCCACTTTGAGAACCACAGTTACTCCTATCAGTACCCTTTCTGTAGAGTCTCTGACAACAGATATTACTTCTATTTCTCCCATCACATCCTCAGCCACTCAAACAAGTACAGCCCATTTTCAGGCATCTCCGGTCTCTATGCCAGTGACCAGTAGTACCTTGACAGCATCCAGTTCGCCTGTATcacttccatctttcccaaccACAGAACCAGTACCCACTGAAACCACAGCCTCCACCCCTCTGTTTACCCCACCCACGATCCCTGCCACCCAGTCCATGTCCACCCCTCCATCTCCGACTGGGACGTTAACCACAACCAGAACTGAGGTCACCACTCCCATGCATATGTCTCCCCCTGCCACCTTGATCACAGCACCCTCTAGCACTCCCTCAACCACAGAAGTTGCCAAGACTGGGACCACAAACATGGCAACAACACCCACCTCCATAACAGCTCTCGGTACTTCAGGTGTTTCTCCCTCTTCAGCTTTCCCTATATTGAGTACGTCTACTAATGCGATAAGTACCCCTTTTGGTACCATCATCTCCTCTTCAATACCTGCAATTACAATATCATCCCTATCTTCTACTAGCCCAAGTTCAGGGGTCTCCACGACAAGTAGCTCTTTTTCTACCTCCTCTCAAATGTCCAGCACAGAAAACACAGGCCCTTCTGTCACTACCTTTCCTACTTTTTCATCAACTGAGACCACAAGAACTTCCCCCACCATGACTTCCCTAATAACCTCTCCTACCCGAACGACCACCATGCTGACTCTGTCTTCCACCACCCCGTGTCCAGAATCCATATCAGTTACAATAGTGTCTGCTTCTCCCACTACACCATGTGTCGAAGTGGGTTCAAATGCTGAAGTTACCTCTACACCCACCATCCCGTTGTCTGTTTTTACCTCTACTACTGAGATGGCCACCTCTCCCAGTTCCACAACCATGACAACTCTGTTCCCTGTAAAACCGGACACTTCTACTTCCATTCTGGAAACTCACCCCACCAACCAGACTGCTGCTTCTAGTTCTATCAGCACTGGGATCACTCCCACTAGCACGGTTTTCCCGAGCACACAAAGATCCACCACTGGGACCTGGATCAGTACCAACTTTGTAACTACCCCACGTGTAACGGGCTTCACTAGCCTCCCACTGACCACGGAACCAAGTAGCAGCTCTTCATCTTCCATGGTGTCTACAAGCGAGTTGACAACTCCCAGCCCACCCAGCAGCAGTACTTCAAGGACACCAGAGGGCACCACCAAGACTCTCTCCACCGTTACATCATCCAGGACAACTTCAACCACAACCCAGACGACCACACAGTCCAGGGAGACCACCACCCCAG GCACTTGTAAATATGGTGGCACCTGGACACAGGGCGGCTGCTCCTGCCCTAGCACTTTCTATGGCCCCAAATGCGAGTTCGCTGTGGGAGAGATAAATATGG ACAAAGTGGACGCCGAAGTGGGCATGGAGGTGTCTGTCAACCAGGAGTTCTCCCCGGACCTCAATGACAACAGTTCTCAGGTCTACAAGGATTTCACGAAAGCCTTCCAGGATCAG ataaagaagatttacCAAAATGTGCAGGGGTTCAAGGAGGTGCAGATCCTTTCTCTGAG gaatGGCAGCATCGTGGTGGAATATCTAGTCCTGCTGGAGTTACCCTTCAGCCCCCAGCTGGAGGAGGAGTATGAGAAGGTGAAGGTGGCCTTGAAGGAGGAGCTCCAGAATGTCAGCCAGGATGGGAACAGCTGCCAGAATGACCAAG TCCTGTGTTTTAAGCCTGACTCCATCAAGGTGAACAACACCACCAGGACGGAGCTGTCACCTGAAG CCATCTGTCGCCGCGCTGCTGCCGAAGGTTTTGAGGATTTCTACTTCCCTTTCCTGGAGGAGAACCAGCTCCGCTGTGTCACCAAATGCACAGCAGGCGTGAAAGGCGCCATTGACTGCCATCAGGGCCAATGCATTCTGCAGGAGAGTGGTCCTTCTTGCCG ATGCTTCTCCACGGACACGCACTGGTTCTTGGGCCCGCGCTGCGAGGTGGCCATCTCCTGGAAGGCGCTGGTCGGGGGCCTGGCGGGAGCCGGggccctgcttctgctgctactgctggtgGCGCTGAGCGTGTTCGTCGTGCGCTCCCGGAGGAGGGATAGGCAAGGCCGAGGCAG GTCCAGGGACGACAGGAAGTGGTTCGAGACCTGGGATGAGAACACTGCGGGGACTTTTTCTAACTCAGGCTTCGAAGATGACA ttAACGAAGAAAACTTCCCTGTGGCCTTGGACACCGTGGACACCAATGCCAGG GTGCATATTCACAGACCTGAGGTGGTCTCGTCCTCACTGTGA
- the LOC101909082 gene encoding mucin-3A isoform X2: protein MEVSVNQEFSPDLNDNSSQVYKDFTKAFQDQIKKIYQNVQGFKEVQILSLRNGSIVVEYLVLLELPFSPQLEEEYEKVKVALKEELQNVSQDGNSCQNDQVLCFKPDSIKVNNTTRTELSPEAICRRAAAEGFEDFYFPFLEENQLRCVTKCTAGVKGAIDCHQGQCILQESGPSCRCFSTDTHWFLGPRCEVAISWKALVGGLAGAGALLLLLLLVALSVFVVRSRRRDRQGRGRSRDDRKWFETWDENTAGTFSNSGFEDDINEENFPVALDTVDTNARVHIHRPEVVSSSL, encoded by the exons ATGGAGGTGTCTGTCAACCAGGAGTTCTCCCCGGACCTCAATGACAACAGTTCTCAGGTCTACAAGGATTTCACGAAAGCCTTCCAGGATCAG ataaagaagatttacCAAAATGTGCAGGGGTTCAAGGAGGTGCAGATCCTTTCTCTGAG gaatGGCAGCATCGTGGTGGAATATCTAGTCCTGCTGGAGTTACCCTTCAGCCCCCAGCTGGAGGAGGAGTATGAGAAGGTGAAGGTGGCCTTGAAGGAGGAGCTCCAGAATGTCAGCCAGGATGGGAACAGCTGCCAGAATGACCAAG TCCTGTGTTTTAAGCCTGACTCCATCAAGGTGAACAACACCACCAGGACGGAGCTGTCACCTGAAG CCATCTGTCGCCGCGCTGCTGCCGAAGGTTTTGAGGATTTCTACTTCCCTTTCCTGGAGGAGAACCAGCTCCGCTGTGTCACCAAATGCACAGCAGGCGTGAAAGGCGCCATTGACTGCCATCAGGGCCAATGCATTCTGCAGGAGAGTGGTCCTTCTTGCCG ATGCTTCTCCACGGACACGCACTGGTTCTTGGGCCCGCGCTGCGAGGTGGCCATCTCCTGGAAGGCGCTGGTCGGGGGCCTGGCGGGAGCCGGggccctgcttctgctgctactgctggtgGCGCTGAGCGTGTTCGTCGTGCGCTCCCGGAGGAGGGATAGGCAAGGCCGAGGCAG GTCCAGGGACGACAGGAAGTGGTTCGAGACCTGGGATGAGAACACTGCGGGGACTTTTTCTAACTCAGGCTTCGAAGATGACA ttAACGAAGAAAACTTCCCTGTGGCCTTGGACACCGTGGACACCAATGCCAGG GTGCATATTCACAGACCTGAGGTGGTCTCGTCCTCACTGTGA